Proteins encoded in a region of the Raphanus sativus cultivar WK10039 unplaced genomic scaffold, ASM80110v3 Scaffold3131, whole genome shotgun sequence genome:
- the LOC108834907 gene encoding uncharacterized protein LOC108834907, giving the protein MAMILQVPPPSSLCNTRNPKLQFFYSSVRSNSKKFRCRAVREKTEEMVKKNTPPSSSSAEEATKKYGLEVGLWKILRSKDEEEEVDGENKKKKSKTDEAKELLAKYGGAYLATSITLSLLSFSLCYALVTSGVDVPALLLKVGISTNETGEKVGAFALAYAEHKAASPRRFPPTVALTPIVANWIGNKVDKEKGDD; this is encoded by the exons ATGGCGATGATTTTGCAAGTCCCTCCTCCGTCTTCCTTGTGTAACACCAGAAACCCTAAACTCCAATTCTTCTACTCTTCAGTTCGATCTAATTCGAAGAAGTTCAGATGCAGAGCCGTCCGAGAGAAAACCGAAGAGATGGTGAAGAAGAAcactcctccttcttcttcttcggctGAGGAAGCCACCAAGAAATATGGACTCGAAGTTGGTCTATGGAAG ATATTGAGATCCaaggatgaagaggaagaagttgacggagagaataagaagaagaaatcaaaaacagatGAAGCTAAAGAGTTACTCGCTAAGTACGGTGGTGCTTATCTTGCTACCTCCATTACCCTTTCCCTCCTTTCCTTCTCACTCTGCTACGCTCTCGTCACTTCCGGTGTTGATGTTCCAGCTCTTCTCCTAAAG GTTGGGATTTCGACGAATGAGACAGGAGAGAAAGTAGGAGCCTTTGCTTTGGCTTACGCAGAGCATAAAGCTGCTTCTCCAAGAAGGTTTCCTCCTACGGTGGCTTTGACTCCTATTGTAGCTAATTGGATTGGGAATAAAGTGGACAAGGAGAAGGGTGATGACTAG